Proteins from one Mixophyes fleayi isolate aMixFle1 chromosome 9, aMixFle1.hap1, whole genome shotgun sequence genomic window:
- the DUSP9 gene encoding dual specificity protein phosphatase 9 — protein MESLGKSTIWLRDELDSPAQNVRLLDCRSRELYDSSHVEKALHVALPGLMLRRLRKGNLSAHSLLPGSPPAVREVALLYDECTASLPGRMGVQSEEQEPVLVTLLHKLRKEGCQAYYLQGGFSKFQAEFPHHCETNLDSTSCASSSPLPPTPVLGLGGLCIASDCSDVESDLDREPLSGMDSEGISPRNQPPSFPVQILPHLYLGSARDSGNMDTLAKLGIRYILNVTPNLPNIFEKDGEFHYKQIPISDHWSQNLSQFFPEAIEFIDEAASHNCGVLVHCLAGISRSVTVTVAYLMQKLNLSLNDAYDFVKRKKTNISPNFNFMGQLLDFEKSLGLSSPDDNRPPGRSFFTSPSSDDVFELDSLDST, from the exons ATGGAGTCTCTGGGTAAATCTACAATATGGCTGCGGGACGAGCTGGACTCTCCCGCTCAGAATGTTCGCCTCCTGGACTGTCGTAGCAGGGAGCTTTACGACTCCTCACACGTGGAGAAAGCCCTACACGTAGCGCTGCCGGGGCTAATGCTTCGGCGCCTACGCAAAGGCAACCTATCTGCCCATTCCTTGCTCCCAGGGTCTCCTCCAGCAGTAAGAGAGGTGGCACTGTTGTATGACGAGTGTACTGCCAGCCTCCCTGGACGCATGGGAGTCCAATCAGAAGAACAGGAACCGGTTCTTGTGACTCTCTTACATAAGCTTCGGAAGGAAGGGTGCCAAGCCTACTACTTGCAAG GTGGCTTCAGCAAGTTTCAGGCTGAATTTCCTCACCATTGTGAGACCAACCTAGACTCCACCAGTTGTGCCAGTAGCTCACCGCTGCCACCAACTCCAGTGCTAGGTCTAGGAGGCCTGTGCATTGCCTCCGACTGCTCCGACGTCGAGTCCGACCTTGACCGGGAGCCGTTGAGCGGGATGGACTCTGAAGGCATTAGTCCGCGCAACCAGCCCCCGTCGTTCCCTGTGCAAATTTTGCCACATTTGTACTTGGGAAGTGCAAGGGATTCTGGGAACATGGACACTCTGGCCAAGCTAGGTATTCGTTACATCCTTAATGTCACCCCAAATCTACCCAATATCTTTGAGAAAGATGGAGAATTCCATTACAAGCAGATTCCTATATCTGACCACTGGAGTCAAAACTTATCTCAATTTTTCCCAGAAGCCATTGAATTTATTG ACGAGGCAGCTTCTCACAACTGTGGTGTACTTGTCCATTGTCTGGCTGGCATCAGTCGATCCGTCACTGTCACTGTCGCCTACCTCATGCAGAAGCTCAACCTGTCCCTTAACGATGCCTACGACTTTGTCAAGCGCAAGAAGACCAACATCTCCCCCAATTTCAACTTCATGGGTCAGTTGCTGGATTTTGAGAAAAGTTTGGGCCTCAGTAGCCCAGATGACAATCGACCGCCGGGACGCTCTTTCTTCACCAGTCCCTCAAGCGATGATGTCTTTGAACTGGACTCTTTAGACTCTACGTAG